A portion of the Phoenix dactylifera chloroplast, complete genome genome contains these proteins:
- the ycf68 gene encoding hypothetical chloroplast RF68 — protein sequence MAYSSCSNRSLKPNGEIQCRSNFLFTRGIRAVRGGPPRLLSSRESIHPLSVYGQLSLEHRFRFGLNGKMEHLTTHLHRPRTTRSPLSFWGDGGIVPFEPFFSCFSRRSGESSNQ from the exons ATGGCGTACTCCTCCTGTTCGAATCGGAGTTTGAAACCAAAC GGTGAGATCCAATGTAGATCTAACTTTCTATTCACTCGTGGGATCCGGGCGGTCCGGGGGGGACCACCACGGCTCCTCTCTTCTCGAGAATCCATACATCCCTTATCAGTGTATGGACAGCTATCTCTCGAGCACAGGTTTAGGTTCGGCCTCAATGGGAAAATGGAGCACCTAACAACGCATCTTCACAGACCAAGAACTACGAGATCGCCCCTTTCATTCTGGGGTGACGGAGGGATCGTACCATTCGAGCCTTTTTTTTCATGCTTTTCCCGGAGGTCTGGAGAAAGCAGCAATCAATAG